The proteins below come from a single Terriglobales bacterium genomic window:
- the ahcY gene encoding adenosylhomocysteinase, protein MATTAAQVKCDVKNIELADQGKKRIEWANQSMKVLQLIRKEFIKNQPLKGIRVSACLHVTSETANLAITLRDGGADVVLCASNPLSTQDDVAASLVRDYNISVFAIKGEDNETYYQHILSALDHKPHITMDDGADLVTTALTKRTDVADGIIGGTEETTTGVIRLRAMAAEKVLRYPIIAVNDADTKHMFDNRYGTGQSTIDGIVRSTNVLLAGSKFVVAGYGWCGRGLASRARGLGADVIVTEIDPTRALEAVMDGYRVMSMNEAAKIGDVFCTVTGNKSVITKEHFEAMKDGAIVSNSGHFNVEIDIPALEKLASSKRTTRDFVEEYSLKDGRKINLLGEGRLINLAAAEGHPASVMDMSFADQALAAEYMVKNHGSLEKKVYGVPAELDKRVARLKLESMGIKIDRLTPQQEEYLASWSEGT, encoded by the coding sequence ATCGAGTGGGCGAACCAATCCATGAAGGTGCTCCAGCTCATCCGCAAGGAATTCATCAAGAACCAGCCGCTGAAGGGGATCCGGGTGTCGGCCTGCCTGCACGTGACCTCGGAGACGGCGAACCTGGCCATCACCCTGCGTGATGGCGGCGCTGACGTGGTGCTCTGCGCCTCCAACCCGCTGTCCACCCAGGACGACGTGGCCGCTTCGCTGGTCCGGGACTACAACATCTCGGTCTTCGCCATCAAGGGTGAGGACAACGAGACCTATTACCAGCACATCCTGTCGGCGCTGGACCACAAGCCGCACATCACCATGGACGATGGCGCCGACCTGGTCACCACCGCCCTGACCAAGCGCACCGACGTGGCCGACGGCATCATCGGCGGCACCGAGGAGACCACCACCGGCGTCATCCGGCTGCGCGCCATGGCCGCCGAGAAGGTGCTCAGGTACCCCATCATCGCGGTGAACGACGCCGACACCAAGCATATGTTCGACAATCGCTACGGCACCGGCCAGAGCACCATCGACGGCATCGTGCGCTCCACCAACGTGCTGCTCGCGGGTAGTAAGTTCGTGGTCGCCGGCTACGGCTGGTGCGGGCGCGGCCTGGCTTCGCGCGCCCGTGGCCTGGGCGCCGACGTGATCGTCACTGAGATCGACCCCACCCGCGCTCTGGAAGCGGTGATGGACGGCTACCGCGTCATGTCCATGAACGAGGCGGCCAAGATCGGCGACGTCTTCTGCACCGTCACCGGCAATAAGAGCGTGATCACCAAGGAACACTTTGAGGCCATGAAGGACGGCGCCATCGTCTCCAACTCCGGCCACTTCAATGTCGAGATCGACATCCCGGCGCTGGAGAAGCTGGCCAGCTCGAAACGCACCACCCGCGATTTCGTGGAGGAGTACTCGCTGAAGGACGGGCGCAAGATCAACCTGCTCGGCGAGGGACGCCTGATCAACCTGGCGGCCGCCGAGGGGCACCCGGCCTCGGTGATGGACATGAGCTTCGCCGACCAGGCGCTGGCGGCCGAGTACATGGTGAAGAACCACGGCTCGCTGGAGAAGAAGGTCTACGGCGTGCCGGCCGAGCTCGACAAGCGGGTCGCGCGGCTGAAGCTGGAGTCCATGGGTATCAAGATCGACCGTCTCACTCCGCAGCAGGAAGAGTACCTGGCGAGCTGGAGCGAAGGCACCTAG